A stretch of Planococcus citri chromosome 5, ihPlaCitr1.1, whole genome shotgun sequence DNA encodes these proteins:
- the LOC135848447 gene encoding uncharacterized protein LOC135848447 — protein MDHPWVRNVIINFITNSVDIFGENSTYQGFEVEEESNKKDAQKRDDGFNSRPYYGNIIYQDERGNVHKSNAVMLKIMPSMSISKFISFQYLNEMNFYTKIIPAMNTIDNSFSTLFPKFYHGEMTFAAGKDKSMMILEDLKHSGYKMAPKKSFLDLDHLMLMMRKLGQFHAFSYKAKRDIPELFHPLVNNIPETNFLANHELRNFLRLVGQRALESLQRDPKYEKYVRKFKALLEKTDEIYVDVLTGDTKNPLSVFCHGDYLRNNIMFKYENNVPVDLKLVDMATCRYASPVIDLLGVLYMNCDQSTRNTHWNKLIDQYYTALKETFPKTQVPCRSTILSEFVGKSFYGYLITTYFLPSLIADDNNIPFELTLDPEISRKFQEFRVMEIPKEILAQAYAATGGEIATKAVSDVLKDMIDRRFVCT, from the coding sequence ATGGACCACCCTTGGGTTCGAAACGTAATCATAAATTTCATCACGAACAGCGTCGACATTTTCGGTGAAAATAGTACCTATCAAGGATTCGAAGTGGAGGAAGAATCGAACAAGAAAGATGCTCAAAAAAGAGACGACGGTTTCAACTCACGCCCATATTATGGAAACATTATCTACCAAGATGAACGAGGCAACGTCCACAAATCCAACGCAGTCATGCTGAAAATCATGCCAAGTATGTCGATCAGTAAATTTATCTCGTTTCAATACCTCAACGAAATGAATTTCTACACAAAAATTATTCCCGCCATGAACACCATCGATAATTCGTTTTCTACCCTGTTTCCAAAATTCTACCACGGTGAGATGACCTTTGCAGCGGGAAAGGATAAATCGATGATGATTCTGGAAGATTTGAAACATTCAGGATACAAAATGGCTCCGAAGAAATCCTTCCTCGATCTCGATCACTTGATGTTAATGATGCGTAAACTCGGCCAATTCCACGCGTTCTCTTATAAAGCTAAACGCGACATACCCGAATTATTCCATCCTTTAGTTAATAATATTCCCGAAACTAATTTCCTAGCCAATCACGAATTAAGAAATTTTCTACGACTGGTCGGACAACGTGCGCTGGAAAGCTTACAACGAGATCCAAAGTACGAAAAATATGTGCGAAAATTTAAAGCATTGCTCGAAAAGACTGACGAAATTTACGTGGATGTTTTAACCGGTGATACGAAGAACCCATTGTCGGTTTTTTGCCACGGAGATTACTTGAGAAATAATATCATgtttaaatatgaaaataacGTTCCAGTAGATTTGAAACTCGTGGATATGGCAACCTGTCGATATGCTTCACCTGTAATAGATTTATTGGGAGTTTTGTACATGAATTGTGATCAATCGACGAGAAATACTCATTGGAATAAATTAATCGATCAGTATTATACAGCTCTGAAagaaacatttccaaaaacaCAAGTACCTTGCAGGTCCACAATTCTTTCAGAATTTGTAGGCAAGTCATTTTATGGGTATTTGATTACGACGTATTTTTTACCCAGTTTGATCGCCGATGACAATAATATTCCTTTTGAGCTTACCTTGGATCCGGAAATTAGTaggaaatttcaagaatttagaGTAATGGAAATACCGAAGGAAATTTTAGCTCAGGCATATGCGGCAACTGGTGGAGAGATTGCTACAAAGGCGGTGAGTGATGTGCTTAAAGATATGATCGATAGACGATTCGTTTGTacttaa